One Molothrus ater isolate BHLD 08-10-18 breed brown headed cowbird chromosome 4, BPBGC_Mater_1.1, whole genome shotgun sequence genomic window carries:
- the LOC118686272 gene encoding uncharacterized protein LOC118686272 gives MPQRRAVPTLTSLCLQSLAQHMQSLWAKDYSDNYLDEYEFRFLVGPFNDLACGLVQELLRLLGTSRRLSRAALHLLLLPHLRQLSLRACPALANNALGHLIVLRCQGLSVLELGGCGRLSPSVLVDLAEGLPRLSRLGLAHTQANLQVLSAVGSCCRHLRELDVTGCRKVTPRALRHLAYDPAERSPGCPVLRVLLARDLEHAGDGDAVAAVAFVLLALPCLEVLAHGALPDALRLLHSGELGGTEDSEGFPSLEELARGREAAKEGAPLTLPLRQLEEVEEDALSTVHAVCPQAQEVSVWLGDSPGSSGLRELPGWHRLSRVTLGCSGRHGRALAELLPLAQGLGTRLRALTLHGFTCRDPLSLPALLAGCPGLQSFSAELEVPPDPHAHQEPPEEELPAPAPRWATDLLPRGLPQLQSFSLSLAGPVPAAHGPVLSSTLASVLCGAPRLQTLRLLALPFPLDSVLEPALPGLRELRELSLAGSRVSPGAVWQLLGSEGPLRRLELSRCPDIHRRDYDSFLQEVRKQRLELDITWE, from the exons ATGCCCCAGCGCCGGGCCGTGCCCACGCTGACCtcgctgtgcctgcagagcctggcccagcacaTGCAGAGCCTCTGGGCCAAGGACTACAGTGACAATTACCTGGACGAGTACGAGTTCCGCTTCCTCGTGGGGCCCTTCAACGACCTGG cctGTGGGCTGGTGCAGGAGCTGTTGCGGCTGCTGGGGACGAGCCGGCGGCTGTCGCGGGCAGCgctgcacctgctgctgctgccacacctgcgccagctcagcctgagagcctgtcctgccctggccaACAACGCCCTGGGGCACCTCATCGTGCTGCGCTGCCAG GGTCTGAGCGTGCTGGAGCTGGGCGGCTGCGGGCGGCTCTCCCCGTCCGTGCTGGTGGACCTGGCCGAGGGGCTGCCCCGCCTGAGCCGCCTGGGGCTGGCCCACACCCAGGCCAACCTCCAGGTGCTGTCGGCCGTGGGCTCCTGCTGCCGCCACCTGCGGGAGCTCGATGTCACCGGCTGCAGGAAGGTGACGCCGCGCGCCCTGCGCCACCTGGCCTACGACCCTGCCGAGCGGAGCCCGGGCTGTCCCGTGCTCCGTGTGCTGCTGGCCCGCGACCTGGAGCACGCCGGGGACGGGGACGCGGTGGCTGCCGTGGCCTTcgtgctgctggccctgccgtgcctggaggtgctggcacaCGGTGCCCTGCCGGATGCCCTGCGGTTGCTGCACTCGGGGGAGCTGGGTGGCACCGAGGACTCCGAGGGATTCCCCTCGCTGGAGGAGCTGGCGCGGGGCCGGGAGGCTGCAAAGGAGGGAGCCCCGCTCACGCTGCCCCTGCggcagctggaggaggtggaggaggacGCCCTGAGCACCGTCCACGCCGTCTGTCCCCAGGCCCAGGAGGTCAGCGTGTGGCTTGGGGACAGTCCCGGCTCCTCAGGGCTCCGGGAGCTGCCGGGCTGGCATCGCCTGTCCCGAGTGACGCTGGGCTGCTCCGGGCGGCACGGCCGGGcgctggcagagctgctgcccctggcacagggcctGGGCACCCGCCTGCGTGCCCTGACCCTGCACGGCTTCACCTGCCGGGACCCTCTCTCGCTGCCCGCCCTCCTCGCCGGCTGCCCCGGCCTGCAGAGCTTCAGCGCCGAGCTGGAAGTGCCACCGGACCCCCACGCCCACCAGGAGCCCCCCGAGGAGGAGCTCCCCGCCCCGGCACCACGCTGGGCCACCGACCTGCTGCCCcgggggctgccccagctccagagcttCTCGCTGAGCCTGGCCGGGCCCGTTCCAGCCGCGCACGGGCCGGTGCTGAGCTCCACGCTGGCCTCGGTGCTGTGCGGGGCCCCGCGGCTGCAGACCCTGCGCCTGCTGGCGCTGCCCTTCCCGCTGGACTCGGTGCTGGAGccggcgctgccggggctgcgggagctgCGGGAGCTGTCGCTGGCCGGGAGCCGCGTGTCCCCAGGCGCcgtgtggcagctgctgggctccGAGGGGCCCCTGCGGCGCCTGGAGCTGTCCCGCTGCCCCGACATCCACCGGCGCGACTACGACAGCTTCCTGCAGGAGGTGAGGAAGCAGCGCCTGGAGCTGGACATCACCTGGGAGTAG
- the LOC129046678 gene encoding retinol dehydrogenase 12-like, producing MELLGALSPPWWLLLLLLLALLLRATRRSPWDPRKCPTDLTGRTVIVTGANSGIGKCVAMELARRNARTILACRSRERGQAAVREIRAATGNAAVLLRLLDTGSLASVRAFAAAVLREEPRLDVLVNNAGVTGLPFAITSEGLEQTFATNYLGPFLLTNLLLELLKASAPARVVNVSSFRHSVGTADGGYLTGQRRPGGHDAAYNSTKLMNVLFTAELARRLQGTGVTANALSPGVVSTSIMRHFSWPVRALFVLLRPFMKSAEQGAASTIFCAISEEAEGITGKYFDSSCRLALPSAAARDPALARKLWEASERLTGLSEQG from the exons atggagctgctgggggctctgagCCCCCCGTGgtggctcctcctgctcctgctgctggccctgctgctccgGGCCACCCGCAGGAGCCCCTGGGACCCCCGCAAGTGTCCCACTGACCTGACGGGCAGGACAGTGATTGTCACCGGAGCCAACAGCG GCATCGGCAAGTGCGTGGCCATGGAGCTGGCTCGCCGCAATGCCCGCACCATCCTGGCGTGCCggagccgggagcggggccAGGCGGCCGTGCGGGAGATCCGGGCGGCCACCGGGAACGCGGCggtgctgctgaggctgctggacACCGGCTCGCTGGCCTCGGTGCGAGCCTTCGCCGCCGCCGTGCTGCGGGAGGAGCCGCGCCTGGACGTGCTGGTCAACAACGCCGGAGTCACCG GGCTGCCCTTCGCCATCACGTCAGAAGGCTTGGAGCAAACCTTTGCCACCAACTACCTGGGCCCGTTCCTGCTCACCAACCTCCTCCTGG agctgctgaaggccTCGGCGCCCGCCCGGGTGGTGAACGTGTCGTCGTTCCGGCACAGCGTGGGCACGGCCGACGGCGGGTACCTGACGGGGCAGCGGCGCCCGGGCGGGCACGATGCCGCCTACAACAGCACCAAGCTGATGAACGTGCTCTTCACCGCCGAGCTGGCACGGCgcctgcagggcacag GGGTGACGGCCAACGCGCTGAGCCCGGGCGTGGTGAGCACCAGCATCATGCGCCACTTCAGCTGGCCCGTGCGGGCGCTCTTCGTCCTCCTCCGCCCCTTCATGAAG TCAGCCGAGCAGGGCGCTGCCAGCACCATCTTCTGCGCCATCTCGGAGGAGGCCGAGGGCATCACCGGGAAATATTTCGACAGCAGCTGCCGGCTGGCGCTGCCCTCGGCGGCCGCCCGCGACCCCGCGCTGGCACGGAAGCTCTGGGAGGCATCGGAGCGGCTGACGGGGCTCtcggagcagggctga
- the WDR54 gene encoding WD repeat-containing protein 54, with product MAAASAVPYRRERSLALRSSSSALYNNLAVLCPPSRAPAFGAVHGSSLSLLASEGPPRQLQARGGGSALSTPLLTQATWCELPSRVLLVLTSQRGVQMYDADGSTMVFWHALDVPELPAAHSVFARGIAAAGGRFICVGTSFGAVLVFDIPPKGTNVTLSEVLEQHRDPITDIAAEQGQAPDGAGDLVTADDSGTLCLWSSGEEFTLLGKIPGSGCTCSSVALWNGIVAAGYGNGQIRLWEAGSGRIRAQVSAHARWIYALDLAPLTGKLLSGAEDSFVHVWKLSRNPDTDDIEVQHCHAECVTDTQVCGARFCDPAGDTFAVTGYDLSEILCYGPA from the exons ATGGCGGCGGCAAGCGCCGT GCCGTACCGGCGGGAGCGGAGCCTGGCTCTGCGAAGCAGCAGCTCCGCCCTGTACAACAACCTGGCCGTGCTGTGCCCGCCCAGCCGCGCCCCCGCCTTCGGGGCCGTGCACggctccagcctcagcctgctggcCAGCGAGGGGCCCCCCCGGCAGCTGCAGGccaggggagggggctctgccctcagcacccccCTGCTGACCCAG gcCACGTGGTGCGAGCTCCCATCGcgggtgctgctggtgctcacGTCCCAGCGCGGGGTGCAG ATGTACGATGCTGATGGCTCCACCATGGTGTTCTGGCACGCCCTGGATGTCCCGGAGCTCCCGGCAG cacATTCCGTGTTTGCCCGGGGCATCGCCGCTGCCGGCGGCCGCTTCATCTGCGTGG GGACATCCTTTGGGGCCGTGCTGGTGTTTGACATCCCCCCAAAAGGGACCAACGTGACGCTGAGCGAGGTCCTGGAGCAGCACCGGGATCCCATCACCGACATCGCGGCCGAGCAGGGCCAGGCCCCG GACGGGGCTGGGGACCTGGTGACAGCCGATGACTCCGGGACgctgtgcctgtggagcagCGGGGAGGAGTTCACGCTGCTCGGGAAGATCCCGGGATCTGG CTGCACGTGCTCCTCGGTGGCGCTGTGGAACGGGATCGTGGCCGCGGGCTACGGGAACGGGCAGATCCGGCTCTGGGAGGCGGGCTCGGGGCGGATCCGCGCCCAGGTCAGCGCCCACGCCCGCTGGATCTACGCGCTCGACCTGGCACCGCTCACCGGCAAG ctgctgtcaggTGCAGAGGATTCCTTTGTCCACGTCTGGAAGCTCAGCAGGAACCCGGACACCGATGACATCGAG GTGCAGCACTGCCACGCCGAGTGTGTGACGGACACTCAGGTGTGCGGCGCCCGCTTCTGTGACCCCGCCGGGGACACCTTCGCTGTCACCGGCTACGACCTGAGCGAGATCCTCTGCTACGGCCCCGCCTGA
- the C4H2orf81 gene encoding uncharacterized protein C2orf81 homolog, with amino-acid sequence METRRGPGTPKGRRWPRGSCGCLCPEQKGKSRGAGTRSKQDKPRAQPRQSKRGSPRSSGRTSIQPSPSPEPLEPLDVEPILDELLERVLTEVALAAVARQRVPFAVARARDAILFVAEWRFLVRDEKVPEPEGDPEPERDGVWKEDEEPPAGIWDSWTPGVVAVAEASPPSEELPSEELSEAEEAQSPPVGPGEVPAAAPAVGFPRPRGPVPSGARLVTAKGPLGRDTAAAPAVGVPLSPGQSRSAAAAAAPPVQPPVPRPPPGPKPPSAAQPRERGRRLSRSPERRRPPSRAPGRRCQPSRPPQPRAAPPEAPPPPVPPPVAPPEPAAPAAPEPREQEAPPPSSSSRSSAGSVHPRRLSRSPGVPRLGARRGAARWVLPEVKVLDVSTEAERPRLGASRTRLPLPGSLVQVIPATARAARAEPQLCDSWLASVRLAPGVTVRWGRCERRGPALAGHGGDEQGDEALRRAEKDLKPILPSPECRLSEYGEAEEWQDIPLETERLPELPLPAPGPALGGSLSPRVSPVQWLEPAVASGDPPGDRGSFNNIK; translated from the exons ATGGAGACGCGTCGCGGA CCCGGGACGCCAAAGGGGCGGAGATGGCCGAg ggggagctgtgGGTGTCTCTGTCCGGAGCAGAAGGGGAAATCCCGCGGGGCCGGCACCAGATCGAAGCAGGACAAGCCCCGAGCGCAGCCCCGGCAGTCCAAGAGGGGCTCCCCCAGGAGCTCCGGGCGCACCTCGATCCAGCCCAGCCCGTCCCCGGAGCCCCTGGAGCCGCTGGATGTGGAGCCCATCCTGGACGAGCTCCTGGAGCGGGTCCTGACCGAGGTCGCGCTGGCGGCCGTGGCTCGGCAG CGGGTGCCGTTCGCGGTGGCGCGGGCGCGGGATGCCATCCTGTTTGTCGCCGAGTGGCGCTTCCTGGTGCGGGATGAAAAAGTCCCGGAGCCCGAGGGGGACCCGGAGCCCGAGCGGGACGGGGTCTGGAAGGAGGACGAGGAGCCCCCGGCCGGCATCTGGGACTCGTGGACACCGGGCGTTGTCGCCGTCGCGGAGGCCTCTCCGCCCTCGGAAGAG CTCCCGTCCGAGGAGCTCTCCGAGGCAGAAGAGGCTCAAAGTCCGCCCGTGGGTCCCGGTGAGGTTCCCGCCGCTGCTCCCGCCGTGGGTTTCCCTCGGCCCCGCGGTCCGGTCCCGTCCGGGGCTCGCCTGGTGACAGCCAAAGGTCCCCTCGGCCGCGACACCGCCGCTGCTCCCGCCGTGGGTGTCCCTCTGTCTCCGGGCCAG TCCCGGtccgcagccgccgccgccgctcctcCCGTGCAGCCTCCCGtgccgcggccgccgcccggcccgaAGCCGCCCAGCGCTGCCCAGCCCCGCGAGCGGGGCCGCCGCCTCTCCCGGTCCCCCGAGAGGAGGCGCCCACCCTCCCGAGCCCCCGGGAGGCGCTGCCAACCCTCGcggcccccgcagccccgggcggccccgccggaggcgccgccgcccccggtTCCGCCGCCGGTCGCGCCCCCGGAGCCCGCAGCGCCGGCAGCACCGGAGCCCCGCGAGCAAGAGGCACCGCCGCCATCATCATCCTCCCGCTCCAGCGCGGGGTCCGTCCATCCGCGCAGActctcccgcagccccggggtGCCCCGGCTCGGTGCCCGGCGCGGTGCCGCCCGCTGGGTGCTGCCCGAGGTGAAGGTGCTGGACGTGAGCACCGAGGCCGAGCGGCCGCGCTTGGGAGCATCGCGGACCCGGTTACCCCTGCCGGGATCCCTCGTGCAGGTGATCCCGGCGACCGCCAGGGCCGCCAGGGCCGAGCCGCAGCTCTGCGACTCCTGGCTGGCCTCGGTGCGCCTGGCTCCCGGTGTCACCGTGCGCTGGGGACGCTGCGAGCGGCGCGGGCCCGCCCTggcggggcacggcggggacGAGCAGGGGGACGAGGCGCTGAGGAGGGCGGAGAAGGACCTGAAACCCATCCTGCCCTCCCCGGAGTGCCGGCTCTCGGAGTACGGAGAGGCGGAGGAGTGGCAGGACATCCCGCTGGAAACGGAGCGGCTCCCGGAGCTGCCCCTCCcggcgcccggccccgctctgGGGGGATCCCTGTCACCCCGAGTGTCGCCGGTGCAGTGGCTGGAACCGGCCGTGGCCTCGGGAGACCCTCCTGGAGATCGGGGAtcttttaataatataaaataa